From a single Paraburkholderia sp. FT54 genomic region:
- a CDS encoding acetate uptake transporter has protein sequence MSNKSNVAKLGNPAAVGLAGFALTTWLSSMINAGWFPGDATALVVVSALAYGGGAQVIAGVLEFIGGNTFGGTASLSYGCFWLSYSIFVQFLRGNVSHAFIGWYFFLWGMFTLYMWVATLRSPRALQIVFLLLWMALFLLSGSEWTASTGLRVASGYIGLLTAVSAFYLSAAIVINDAHGKSLLPIGEAGR, from the coding sequence ATGAGCAACAAATCCAACGTTGCAAAGCTAGGCAATCCTGCAGCGGTAGGCTTAGCCGGTTTTGCTCTAACAACTTGGCTATCGAGCATGATCAACGCAGGCTGGTTTCCAGGTGACGCAACAGCACTTGTCGTTGTCAGTGCACTTGCGTACGGGGGCGGGGCTCAAGTCATTGCCGGGGTCCTGGAATTCATAGGTGGGAATACTTTCGGCGGTACCGCGTCCCTGAGTTACGGTTGTTTCTGGCTATCGTATTCGATTTTTGTCCAATTCCTTCGAGGCAACGTCTCCCATGCATTTATCGGATGGTACTTTTTTTTGTGGGGAATGTTTACTCTTTACATGTGGGTCGCGACGCTACGTTCTCCACGTGCTTTGCAGATTGTCTTTTTACTGCTTTGGATGGCGCTTTTCCTTTTGTCCGGTAGTGAATGGACAGCGTCAACAGGTCTACGGGTCGCTTCGGGTTACATTGGATTACTCACTGCGGTTTCAGCGTTCTATTTGTCTGCCGCTATAGTAATTAACGACGCTCATGGTAAATCTCTCTTGCCTATTGGAGAAGCCGGACGATGA
- a CDS encoding class II aldolase/adducin family protein: MVASLGNKNALILRNHGLLVAAASLPKAFWLMWTLQRACDVQCAAQALGSEQQVSILVAASATI, encoded by the coding sequence CTGGTCGCCAGCCTGGGCAACAAAAATGCCCTGATACTGCGTAACCATGGCCTGCTTGTGGCGGCGGCCTCACTGCCGAAGGCTTTCTGGCTGATGTGGACACTGCAACGTGCCTGTGACGTGCAATGCGCGGCTCAGGCACTCGGGTCCGAACAGCAAGTATCCATATTGGTTGCCGCGAGTGCGACGATATGA
- a CDS encoding MOSC domain-containing protein has protein sequence MPLSSRQFFEDHSIMDGKVIAVHVNASHTFSKQSVWQIMLLKGLGVEGDAHCGATVKHRSRVARDPSQPNLRQVHLMHGELFDELLEKAFRVLPGDLGENITTRGLDLLSLPVGTELHIGEHSVVTLTGLRNPCAQIEQFQPGVLSAVLGRSPEGKLLRKTGVMGVETTAGPVSSGDEITIKVPPPPYRDLEMV, from the coding sequence ATGCCCTTGTCATCACGCCAATTCTTTGAAGATCACTCGATAATGGACGGAAAAGTCATTGCGGTTCACGTCAATGCCTCCCACACGTTTTCCAAACAATCCGTTTGGCAGATCATGTTGCTGAAAGGGTTGGGTGTTGAAGGCGATGCCCACTGTGGCGCCACGGTTAAACACCGCTCGCGTGTTGCACGAGATCCCTCGCAACCCAATCTGCGCCAGGTGCATCTCATGCACGGTGAATTATTCGACGAGCTATTGGAAAAGGCGTTTAGAGTCCTACCTGGTGACCTTGGCGAAAACATCACGACCCGCGGGCTTGATCTTCTCTCGTTGCCCGTGGGTACAGAATTACATATCGGCGAGCATTCGGTCGTCACGCTCACTGGCCTGAGAAACCCGTGCGCGCAAATAGAGCAGTTCCAGCCGGGCGTCCTCTCAGCCGTTCTTGGTCGTTCGCCGGAAGGAAAGCTCTTGCGAAAGACCGGCGTGATGGGTGTTGAGACCACGGCGGGACCGGTAAGCTCGGGCGACGAAATCACCATCAAGGTACCGCCGCCGCCATACCGAGACCTTGAAATGGTATAG
- a CDS encoding AAA family ATPase codes for MNATYGRDGMGNSLKTLWADGERVLSRARRPADGGYDTVLIARSAVEHPSPASLDRLAHEFGLKDELDGAWAVRPLELVREDRATLLVLEDPGGEPLERLLGAPMAVGNVMRLAVGIAAALGKLHQRGLVHKDLKPAHILVNCTDGQVRLTGFGIASRLPRERQAPEPPESLAGTLAYMAPEQTGRMNRSIDSRSDLYSLGVTLYQMLTGMLPFTAADPMEWVHCHIARKPVPPSERLRTIQAPVSRIVMKLLAKTAEERYQTAGGVERDLRRCLASLGGDHPIDDFPLGEQDTPDRLLIPERLYGRQCEVDTLVAAFDRIVERGAPELVLVAGYSGIGKSSVVNEMHKALVPRRGLFASGKFDQYKRDIPYSTLVQAFQSLVRPLLGKRDTELASWRGALLEALDPNARLMTDLIPELKLVIGEPPPVPELEPQQAQRRFQVVFRRFIGVFARPDHPLMLFLDDLQWLDATTLDLLEDLLTSSDLRHLMLIGAYRDNEVDATHPLMRKLETIKKAGAKIEEMTLAPLAREHIAQLIADALHGEPACAAPLAQLVREKTAGNPFFVIQFLQALADDALLTFDYDAACWRWDLHSIHARSYTDNVVDLIVSKVTRLPADTQQALQQFACLGNVAAIAMLSIVLGVSETRVHGALWEALRQELVVRLEGSYKFVHDRVQEAAYSLIPEASRAEAHLRIGRLLSAQTPPEKREEAIFEIVGQLNRGAALITSCDEREQLAEFNLLAGQRAKSSTAFTSALTYFNAGAALLAGDGLERRRELVFALKLNQAECEFLTGQLSIAEERLTALSKRPATTVERALVTCLHSDVCTTLDQSGRAVAVCLEYLRHVGIAWSPHPKEEEVRHEYERIWSLLGGRTIEDLIDLPRMADAASLATVDVLSKLLPPARFTDANLASLTICKAASLSIELGNCDASCVAYVQLGRVAGPRFGDYPAGFRFGQLGYELVERRGLKRFEASTYLCFAVFVMRWMKHVRACRDLLGRAFEAANRNGDLTYGAYTCTHLNSNLLFAGEPLPEVQGEAEHGLAYARKARFGLVIDVIAVQFAMIRMLRGLTLKFGYFDDGQFNELHIEHHLSSNPALTLAACWYWIRKLQALYLAGDYAAARDAASKAQRLLWTSALYFEETEYHFYGALAQAAYCDCAPAGERQQCMEALAAHHRQLQVWAENCPENFENRAALVGAEIARIEGRVVDAEQLYEQAIRSARTNGFVHNEGLAYEVAARFYAARGFDEIARVYLGNARYSYLRWGANGKVRQLDQSYPQLTHEPPVAGPTSTIGAPVEHLDLATVIKVSQAVSGEIVLEKLLDTLMRTAMAQAGAERVLLILARGATQRIAAEATTSGDTVAVHLCDESVAETVLPASVLHYVLRSGESVILDDAAAESPFAADCYIQQRQARSILCLPLLAQAKLIGVLYLENSLAPRVFAPSRIAVLKLLASQAAIALENALLYADVQRENRERKLAEEELREREARIRRLVESNIIGLFFWNVTGMATDANDEFLRIVGYSRPELLSGQVGWAGMTPPEYRAADAHALDVLRQGGTCQPYEKEYIRKDGRRIPVLIGAALLEGSQENGVAFVLDLSERKKAEAELATRRVEAKRAQEQLLALQAELAHATRVTTLGELSASIAHEVGQPLSAIVTSGEACLRWLGHRTPQPEEVRACVTHMIAEGGRASAIVQHIRSLTRSAAPQKTRLELNDVINDVVLLVQREVSNRRVSLSLRLGSGLPALLGDRVQLQQVLINLMMNGMQAMAEIGDDARELLIESRRDTEGHVVVAVQDSGPGIDPANADRLFSAFFTTKADGMGMGLSICRSIIEAHGGRLWASSHAGQGATFQFSLPSIGESAS; via the coding sequence ATGAATGCTACATATGGTCGCGACGGGATGGGCAACAGCCTCAAGACCCTGTGGGCGGACGGCGAGCGGGTGTTGAGTCGAGCACGACGGCCGGCCGATGGCGGCTACGACACCGTGCTCATCGCGCGGTCCGCCGTCGAACATCCCTCACCTGCTAGCCTCGATCGGCTCGCCCACGAGTTCGGATTGAAGGACGAACTCGATGGCGCGTGGGCGGTGCGGCCGCTGGAACTGGTGCGCGAAGACCGTGCAACCCTGCTGGTGCTTGAGGATCCGGGAGGTGAGCCGCTCGAGCGGCTGCTCGGCGCGCCCATGGCGGTGGGCAACGTTATGCGCCTCGCCGTCGGCATCGCCGCAGCGCTGGGCAAACTTCACCAGCGCGGCCTCGTCCATAAAGACCTCAAGCCTGCCCATATCCTCGTGAACTGCACGGATGGACAGGTGCGGCTGACCGGCTTTGGCATCGCCTCGCGGCTGCCGCGAGAGAGACAGGCGCCCGAACCGCCGGAGTCCCTCGCCGGCACGCTCGCCTACATGGCGCCCGAGCAGACCGGCCGGATGAATCGCTCCATTGATTCGCGAAGCGACCTGTATTCGCTCGGTGTCACGCTGTATCAGATGCTCACCGGCATGCTGCCGTTTACGGCCGCTGACCCCATGGAATGGGTGCACTGCCATATCGCCCGAAAGCCGGTGCCGCCCAGCGAGCGGTTGCGCACTATCCAGGCTCCGGTTTCCCGCATCGTCATGAAGCTGCTCGCCAAGACGGCCGAAGAGCGCTACCAGACTGCGGGCGGTGTCGAACGGGACCTGCGACGCTGCCTTGCCAGCCTGGGGGGCGATCACCCCATCGACGATTTCCCGCTGGGCGAACAGGACACGCCCGACCGCCTGCTGATTCCCGAGAGGCTGTACGGGCGACAGTGCGAGGTCGATACGTTAGTCGCCGCGTTCGATCGAATCGTCGAGCGCGGTGCGCCCGAACTCGTGCTGGTTGCCGGCTATTCCGGCATCGGCAAATCCTCGGTCGTCAATGAAATGCACAAAGCGCTGGTGCCTCGTCGGGGGCTCTTCGCCTCCGGCAAGTTCGACCAGTACAAGCGTGATATTCCCTATTCGACGCTGGTGCAGGCTTTTCAAAGCCTGGTGCGGCCGCTGCTCGGCAAGCGCGACACGGAGCTGGCGAGCTGGCGCGGCGCGTTGCTGGAAGCGCTGGACCCGAATGCGCGGCTCATGACCGACCTCATCCCCGAATTGAAGCTCGTCATCGGCGAGCCGCCGCCGGTCCCGGAGCTTGAGCCGCAGCAGGCACAACGCCGTTTTCAGGTCGTGTTCCGGCGTTTTATCGGCGTCTTCGCACGACCGGACCATCCGCTAATGCTGTTCCTCGACGATTTGCAGTGGCTCGACGCGACAACGCTCGACTTGCTGGAGGATCTGTTGACCAGCTCGGATCTCCGACATCTGATGCTGATCGGCGCCTATCGCGACAATGAAGTCGATGCCACGCATCCGCTGATGCGCAAACTCGAAACGATCAAAAAAGCCGGCGCCAAAATCGAGGAGATGACGCTTGCACCGCTCGCTCGTGAGCACATAGCGCAGTTGATTGCAGATGCTCTTCACGGCGAGCCGGCGTGTGCCGCGCCGCTGGCGCAGCTCGTGCGGGAGAAGACCGCCGGCAATCCGTTCTTCGTGATTCAGTTTCTACAGGCGCTTGCCGACGACGCATTACTCACTTTCGACTATGACGCGGCGTGTTGGCGCTGGGACCTCCATAGCATTCACGCCAGGAGCTATACCGACAATGTCGTCGACCTGATAGTTTCCAAGGTGACCCGCCTGCCAGCCGATACGCAGCAGGCGTTGCAACAGTTCGCCTGCTTGGGGAATGTTGCAGCCATCGCCATGCTTTCGATCGTACTCGGGGTCTCGGAGACGCGGGTCCACGGGGCGCTGTGGGAGGCGCTTCGTCAGGAGTTGGTTGTGCGGCTGGAGGGTTCCTATAAGTTTGTTCACGACCGGGTGCAGGAAGCCGCCTATTCACTGATCCCGGAAGCATCACGCGCCGAGGCCCATCTGCGAATCGGACGTCTGCTTTCCGCACAGACACCCCCGGAAAAACGGGAAGAGGCGATCTTCGAGATCGTGGGTCAGCTCAACCGCGGCGCGGCCTTGATAACGTCTTGCGACGAGCGGGAGCAACTCGCCGAGTTCAATCTGCTCGCCGGCCAGCGCGCCAAGTCTTCCACGGCCTTTACCTCGGCACTCACCTATTTCAATGCCGGTGCGGCGCTGTTGGCGGGAGATGGCTTGGAGCGCCGGCGTGAGCTGGTCTTTGCGCTAAAGCTGAACCAGGCCGAATGCGAATTTTTGACCGGCCAGTTATCGATCGCAGAGGAGCGGTTGACGGCTCTCTCAAAGCGTCCCGCAACAACGGTCGAACGCGCCCTCGTCACCTGCTTGCATAGCGACGTCTGCACGACACTTGATCAGAGCGGCCGCGCGGTTGCTGTATGTCTTGAATACCTCCGGCATGTCGGTATCGCGTGGTCCCCTCATCCGAAAGAGGAGGAGGTGCGACATGAATATGAACGCATCTGGTCACTGCTGGGGGGCCGGACTATCGAGGATCTCATCGATTTGCCGCGGATGGCGGACGCGGCGTCCCTCGCCACGGTCGATGTTCTGAGTAAGCTTTTGCCGCCGGCCCGCTTTACCGATGCGAACCTGGCTTCCCTGACGATCTGCAAGGCGGCCAGTCTCAGCATCGAACTCGGCAACTGTGATGCCTCCTGTGTCGCCTATGTCCAGCTCGGCAGAGTCGCTGGACCGCGTTTCGGCGACTACCCGGCCGGATTTCGATTCGGCCAGCTCGGCTATGAACTCGTCGAACGACGCGGGCTAAAGCGCTTTGAGGCGAGCACCTATCTTTGCTTCGCGGTTTTTGTCATGCGCTGGATGAAACACGTGCGGGCTTGCCGTGATCTGTTGGGCCGCGCGTTCGAAGCGGCGAACCGGAACGGAGACCTCACGTATGGCGCCTACACGTGTACGCATCTCAACTCGAACCTGCTTTTCGCCGGCGAGCCGCTACCCGAGGTGCAAGGCGAAGCCGAACACGGCCTCGCATACGCCAGGAAGGCGCGGTTCGGCCTTGTCATTGACGTCATCGCTGTGCAATTTGCGATGATTCGGATGCTGCGCGGCTTGACGTTGAAATTCGGTTACTTTGACGACGGGCAGTTCAATGAGCTTCACATCGAACACCACTTATCCAGCAACCCGGCCTTGACGCTTGCTGCGTGTTGGTATTGGATCCGGAAATTGCAGGCGCTCTATTTGGCCGGCGACTATGCGGCGGCCCGGGACGCCGCTTCAAAAGCGCAACGGCTGCTTTGGACCTCAGCCTTGTACTTTGAGGAAACCGAATATCACTTTTACGGCGCGCTGGCCCAGGCGGCCTACTGCGACTGCGCACCGGCCGGGGAGCGGCAGCAGTGCATGGAAGCGCTGGCTGCGCATCACCGACAACTGCAGGTCTGGGCGGAGAATTGTCCGGAGAACTTCGAGAACCGCGCCGCGCTGGTCGGCGCCGAGATCGCCCGCATCGAAGGCCGCGTGGTTGATGCTGAGCAGCTCTACGAACAGGCCATCCGGTCAGCTCGCACAAACGGCTTTGTCCATAACGAGGGGCTCGCTTACGAAGTGGCCGCGCGCTTCTATGCGGCACGTGGCTTCGATGAAATTGCGCGTGTCTACCTCGGAAATGCGCGTTACAGCTATCTCCGCTGGGGCGCCAATGGCAAGGTGAGGCAGCTTGATCAGTCATATCCGCAGCTTACGCATGAGCCGCCTGTTGCAGGGCCGACGAGCACGATCGGCGCGCCGGTCGAACACCTCGACCTGGCGACCGTGATCAAGGTGTCTCAAGCCGTCTCGGGCGAGATCGTCCTGGAGAAACTACTCGACACCCTTATGCGCACGGCGATGGCGCAGGCGGGCGCCGAGCGAGTTCTTTTGATTCTTGCGCGAGGGGCTACGCAGCGGATCGCTGCGGAAGCCACAACCAGCGGCGATACGGTGGCCGTGCATTTGTGCGACGAGTCCGTGGCCGAGACCGTGCTGCCGGCGTCGGTGCTCCACTATGTCCTGCGCTCTGGGGAAAGCGTTATCCTCGATGATGCCGCGGCCGAATCTCCGTTCGCCGCTGATTGTTACATCCAGCAGCGGCAGGCGCGGTCCATTCTCTGCTTGCCGTTGCTCGCGCAGGCCAAGCTTATCGGCGTGCTATACCTCGAAAACAGCCTGGCGCCCCGCGTGTTTGCCCCATCGCGCATTGCAGTGCTGAAGCTGCTCGCCTCGCAGGCCGCGATCGCGCTGGAGAACGCGCTGCTCTATGCCGATGTGCAGCGCGAAAACAGGGAACGCAAGCTGGCCGAGGAAGAGTTGCGCGAGCGCGAAGCGCGCATCCGGCGGCTCGTCGAGTCGAACATCATCGGACTGTTTTTCTGGAACGTGACCGGAATGGCGACGGACGCGAACGACGAGTTTCTGCGCATCGTTGGCTACTCGCGACCGGAACTGCTGTCAGGCCAGGTCGGGTGGGCCGGCATGACACCCCCGGAATATCGCGCCGCCGATGCCCACGCACTTGACGTACTCCGGCAAGGGGGGACCTGCCAGCCCTATGAGAAGGAATACATTCGCAAGGATGGCCGGCGCATTCCGGTGCTGATCGGCGCGGCCTTACTGGAAGGTTCGCAGGAAAACGGCGTGGCCTTCGTGCTCGATCTGAGCGAACGCAAGAAGGCCGAGGCCGAGCTTGCCACGCGGCGGGTCGAGGCGAAGCGCGCGCAGGAGCAGTTGCTGGCGCTCCAGGCGGAACTCGCGCATGCAACGCGCGTGACGACGCTCGGGGAGCTGAGTGCGTCCATCGCCCACGAAGTCGGGCAGCCGCTCAGTGCGATCGTGACGAGCGGCGAGGCGTGCCTGCGCTGGCTCGGCCACCGGACGCCGCAGCCCGAGGAGGTGCGGGCCTGCGTGACGCACATGATCGCCGAAGGCGGGCGCGCGAGCGCGATCGTCCAGCATATCCGTTCGCTCACGCGGAGCGCCGCGCCGCAGAAGACGCGCCTCGAACTCAACGATGTGATCAATGACGTGGTGCTGCTGGTGCAGCGCGAAGTCTCGAACCGTCGGGTATCGTTGTCTCTCAGGCTCGGCTCCGGATTGCCTGCGCTGCTCGGCGATCGGGTGCAGCTTCAGCAGGTGCTAATCAATCTGATGATGAACGGGATGCAGGCGATGGCTGAGATTGGCGACGACGCACGTGAGCTACTGATCGAATCGCGCCGGGATACGGAGGGACACGTGGTCGTCGCGGTTCAGGACTCCGGCCCGGGCATCGATCCGGCCAACGCGGACCGGCTGTTCAGCGCTTTCTTTACCACCAAGGCCGACGGGATGGGCATGGGGCTGTCGATCTGCCGTTCGATCATCGAAGCTCACGGAGGACGGTTGTGGGCATCCAGCCATGCCGGACAGGGCGCCACATTCCAGTTCAGTCTGCCTTCGATTGGCGAGAGCGCGTCATGA
- a CDS encoding cytochrome c encodes MKRSVLKWGAALALGAFAQVMSTVALADDATQQLVRRGEYLARVGDCVACHTANSSKPFAGGLPIQSPIGTIYSTNITPDTATGIGRYTYEDFERAVRHGISKQGYTLYPAMPYPSYAHVHDEDMRALYAYFMHGVAPVSQSDHAEGIAWPMSMRWPLTLWRWAFAPKVEASSPPPGTDPVIARGAYLVEGLAHCSACHTPRGVGMQELALTAQQGSTFLSGGGQIDNWIATDLRGDPATGLGAWSEADLETFLKSGATDRTAAFGGMTDVVQHSTQYMTDADRTAIAKYLKSLPGTKGEVRPAYDAAISTALHSGDVTRPGADTYLNSCAACHRSDGKGYASVFPALALNPVVTGGDPTSLIHIVLAGSSTPATKAAPAQFTMPPYGWRLSDAEVANVLTLLRSSWGNHASPVTATQVAKVRAAIPVASLGAAPKR; translated from the coding sequence ATGAAGAGATCTGTACTGAAATGGGGCGCAGCACTGGCGCTCGGCGCTTTCGCGCAGGTGATGAGTACCGTCGCGCTGGCAGACGATGCGACACAGCAACTGGTGCGGCGCGGCGAGTATCTTGCTCGGGTCGGTGATTGTGTCGCGTGCCACACGGCAAACAGCAGCAAGCCGTTTGCTGGCGGATTGCCAATCCAGTCGCCCATCGGCACGATCTATTCGACCAACATCACGCCCGACACCGCAACCGGTATCGGCAGGTATACGTACGAAGACTTTGAGCGTGCCGTGCGCCACGGTATTTCGAAGCAAGGCTACACGCTGTATCCCGCGATGCCGTATCCCTCCTATGCGCACGTACATGACGAGGATATGCGCGCGCTATACGCGTACTTCATGCACGGCGTCGCGCCAGTTTCCCAGTCGGACCACGCCGAAGGAATCGCATGGCCGATGTCGATGCGCTGGCCCCTAACCTTATGGCGCTGGGCTTTTGCACCGAAGGTCGAGGCGAGCAGCCCGCCGCCGGGCACCGACCCCGTGATTGCGCGCGGCGCCTATCTGGTGGAGGGCCTTGCGCACTGCAGCGCATGCCACACACCGCGCGGTGTAGGCATGCAGGAACTCGCCCTCACTGCGCAACAGGGCTCTACGTTTTTGTCTGGAGGCGGCCAGATCGATAACTGGATCGCCACCGACCTCCGCGGTGACCCGGCGACTGGTCTCGGCGCCTGGAGCGAGGCCGATCTTGAGACGTTCCTGAAATCGGGCGCGACCGACCGCACCGCTGCGTTTGGTGGCATGACCGACGTTGTCCAGCACAGCACCCAGTACATGACGGATGCCGACCGGACCGCGATCGCAAAATACCTCAAGTCGTTGCCGGGAACGAAGGGCGAAGTCCGCCCAGCGTATGACGCAGCAATCAGCACCGCGTTGCATTCGGGCGATGTGACGAGACCGGGTGCCGATACGTACCTCAATAGCTGTGCCGCATGCCACCGGTCGGACGGAAAGGGGTATGCGTCGGTATTTCCGGCGCTCGCGCTTAATCCTGTGGTGACTGGCGGCGATCCGACGTCGCTGATCCACATCGTGCTCGCCGGTAGCAGCACGCCGGCGACGAAGGCGGCACCCGCCCAGTTCACGATGCCGCCGTATGGTTGGCGGTTGTCGGATGCCGAGGTAGCGAACGTATTAACTCTGTTGCGTTCTAGCTGGGGGAATCACGCCTCGCCCGTCACCGCGACACAGGTCGCCAAGGTGCGCGCCGCAATACCGGTTGCAAGCCTCGGCGCTGCGCCGAAGCGCTAA
- a CDS encoding GMC family oxidoreductase codes for MAIKKKPVDAVIIGFGWTGAIMGMELTDAGLDVVALERGAYRDTSPDFTYPKIVDELAYGIRGELFQRLADNTVTVRHNIGDTALPYRQYASFLLGDGVGGAGVHWNGQHYRPSPEDLMLRTHMESRYGRNFLPKDMTIQDYGVTYDELEPFFDQFERVCGTSGKAGNLNGTIVPGGNPFEGRRTSEYPNPAVADTYPATLFAKAAKEVGYHPFPQPSANSSRPYTNPYGVRLGPCNLCGFCERFGCFLYSKAMPQTTILPVLMKRKNFELRTRSEVLKVNLDSTGKRATGVTYIDAQGQEVEQPANMVIVAAFQFHNVRLMLLSGIGKPYDPVSQEGTIGKNFAYQMMSSMSVFFDKNVPINPFIAAGSGGSQIVDDFNSDHFDHGPHGFVGGAYIIGGQTGGRPIQQLSVPPGTPAWGAQWKRAAKDSYLHTTNVVTHGSVMSYRDRYLDLDPTYRDSWGQPLLRMTFDWHDNEYKMSRFVTDRALEVVKAMNPKTHSLLIRQPGDHYDVRQYQTTHTTGGVIMGTDPKTSAVNRYLQSWDVHNVFVTGSSAFPQNIGYNPTGLVGALAYWSAKAIREKYLSNPGPLVSA; via the coding sequence ATGGCTATCAAGAAGAAGCCAGTCGATGCCGTCATCATCGGCTTCGGCTGGACCGGGGCGATCATGGGCATGGAGCTCACCGACGCGGGGCTTGATGTCGTCGCGCTCGAGCGCGGTGCTTACCGTGACACGTCACCCGACTTCACCTATCCGAAGATCGTCGACGAACTCGCTTACGGGATTCGCGGCGAGCTGTTCCAGCGCCTCGCCGACAACACCGTGACGGTGCGCCACAACATCGGCGATACCGCGCTGCCCTACCGGCAATACGCGTCGTTCCTGCTTGGCGACGGCGTCGGTGGCGCGGGCGTGCACTGGAACGGCCAGCACTACCGGCCGTCGCCAGAAGACCTGATGTTGCGTACCCACATGGAGTCGCGCTACGGCCGCAATTTCCTGCCGAAGGACATGACGATCCAGGATTACGGCGTCACGTACGACGAACTGGAACCGTTCTTCGATCAGTTCGAACGCGTGTGCGGTACATCGGGCAAAGCCGGCAACCTGAACGGCACGATCGTGCCCGGGGGCAATCCGTTCGAGGGTCGCCGCACAAGCGAGTATCCGAACCCGGCTGTCGCCGATACCTACCCGGCGACCCTGTTCGCAAAGGCAGCAAAAGAAGTCGGCTACCATCCGTTTCCACAGCCCTCGGCTAACTCGTCGCGCCCTTATACAAACCCCTATGGCGTACGTCTGGGCCCCTGCAACCTGTGTGGATTCTGCGAACGTTTCGGCTGTTTCCTTTACTCGAAGGCGATGCCGCAGACGACCATTCTGCCAGTACTGATGAAGCGCAAGAATTTCGAATTGCGCACCCGCAGCGAAGTCCTCAAGGTCAATCTCGATTCGACCGGTAAGCGCGCGACGGGCGTCACCTATATAGATGCGCAAGGCCAGGAAGTCGAGCAGCCGGCCAACATGGTGATTGTCGCGGCGTTCCAGTTCCACAACGTGCGGCTGATGCTACTGTCCGGTATCGGCAAGCCGTACGACCCGGTGTCGCAAGAAGGCACGATCGGCAAGAACTTTGCGTATCAGATGATGAGTTCGATGTCGGTCTTCTTCGACAAGAACGTGCCGATCAACCCGTTCATCGCCGCAGGCTCTGGTGGCTCGCAGATCGTTGACGATTTCAACTCCGATCACTTCGACCACGGGCCGCATGGCTTCGTCGGCGGTGCGTACATCATCGGTGGACAGACCGGCGGGCGGCCGATCCAGCAACTCTCGGTACCGCCGGGTACGCCGGCGTGGGGCGCGCAGTGGAAGCGGGCAGCCAAGGACAGCTACCTGCACACGACGAACGTGGTGACGCACGGTTCCGTGATGTCGTACCGCGATCGCTATCTCGACCTCGACCCGACCTATCGCGATTCGTGGGGACAACCGCTGCTGCGGATGACGTTCGACTGGCACGACAACGAATACAAGATGTCGCGTTTCGTGACCGACCGCGCACTCGAAGTCGTCAAGGCGATGAACCCGAAGACGCATTCGCTGCTGATACGCCAGCCGGGCGACCACTACGACGTGCGTCAATACCAGACCACGCATACGACCGGCGGCGTCATCATGGGCACCGACCCCAAGACAAGCGCGGTCAACCGGTATTTGCAGAGCTGGGACGTGCACAACGTGTTTGTCACGGGTTCCTCGGCGTTTCCGCAGAACATCGGCTACAACCCGACGGGGCTGGTAGGCGCGCTCGCTTATTGGTCCGCGAAGGCTATCCGCGAAAAATATCTGAGCAACCCTGGACCGCTGGTGTCAGCATAG
- a CDS encoding gluconate 2-dehydrogenase subunit 3 family protein, translated as MSTEKPPTHRRAFLRKTLAIVPAVSLTGGAATIALSNQGRAADAPAPEVLYQPRYFHPAEWAFINAAVDRLIPSNDDGPGGVELGVPEFIDRQMEAPYGRGAFWYMRGPFKTDGEPTLGYQLRLTPRELYRAAITSIDDFCRKTHGNTFAALDGPTRDAVLHQLESGKAELEAVPAAIFFTTLLANTKEGYFADPIYGGNKHMGSWKMIGFPGARADFMDWVDQPGKTYPLGPVSISGEKA; from the coding sequence ATGTCCACTGAAAAACCGCCGACCCATCGGCGAGCTTTCTTGCGCAAGACGCTGGCAATCGTGCCCGCCGTCTCGCTCACGGGCGGCGCCGCGACGATCGCGTTGTCGAATCAGGGGCGCGCAGCCGATGCACCAGCGCCGGAAGTACTCTATCAGCCACGCTACTTCCATCCAGCCGAATGGGCCTTCATCAATGCGGCGGTCGACCGTCTGATCCCGTCGAATGATGACGGCCCCGGTGGGGTGGAACTGGGTGTGCCCGAATTCATCGACCGTCAGATGGAAGCGCCCTATGGACGAGGCGCATTCTGGTACATGCGAGGCCCTTTCAAAACGGACGGTGAACCGACGCTCGGTTACCAGTTGCGTTTGACACCGCGAGAACTTTACCGTGCCGCGATTACGTCGATCGACGACTTTTGCCGCAAGACGCACGGCAACACATTCGCCGCCCTCGACGGCCCGACCCGCGATGCGGTACTTCATCAGCTCGAATCCGGCAAAGCAGAACTGGAGGCGGTCCCCGCGGCCATCTTCTTCACGACGCTGCTCGCAAATACCAAGGAAGGCTATTTTGCCGATCCCATTTACGGCGGCAACAAGCACATGGGTAGCTGGAAGATGATCGGCTTTCCCGGTGCACGTGCCGACTTCATGGACTGGGTCGACCAGCCGGGCAAGACCTATCCGCTCGGCCCCGTTTCAATCTCGGGCGAAAAGGCGTAA